A window from Anser cygnoides isolate HZ-2024a breed goose chromosome 1, Taihu_goose_T2T_genome, whole genome shotgun sequence encodes these proteins:
- the LOC106045109 gene encoding histone H2A, protein MSGRGKQGGKARAKAKSRSSRAGLQFPVGRVHRLLRKGNYAERVGAGAPVYLAAVLEYLTAEILELAGNAARDNKKTRIIPRHLQLAIRNDEELNKLLGKVTIAQGGVLPNIQAVLLPKKTDSHKAKSK, encoded by the coding sequence ATGTCTGGGCGCGGGAAGCAGGGCGGGAAGGCGCGGGCCAAGGCCAAGTCGCGCTCGTCGCGGGCCGGGCTGCAGTTCCCCGTGGGCCGCGTGCACCGGCTGCTGCGCAAGGGCAACTACGCGGAGCGGGTGGGCGCCGGCGCCCCGGTGTACCTGGCGGCCGTGCTGGAGTACCTGACGGCCGAGATCCTGGAGCTGGCGGGCAACGCGGCCCGCGACAACAAGAAGACGCGCATCATCCCCCGCCACCTGCAGCTGGCCATCCGCAACGACGAGGAGCTCAACAAGCTGCTGGGCAAGGTCACCATCGCGCAGGGTGGGGTGCTGCCCAACATCcaggccgtgctgctgcccaaGAAGACCGACAGCCACAAGGCTAAAAGCAAGTAA